Below is a window of Myxococcaceae bacterium JPH2 DNA.
AGCGCCTCCAGGAAGACCTCGTGCAGATCGTCAATTTCATCCAACACAATCAGGCAGGAGGCATACGACTCGGCCGGGTTGAGTCCCTTCTGGCCAAAGAGGTGCAGTTGCACATCCTCGCGCTGCACCACCGCATAGGGATTGGGCGAGACCTGCTGATACGTCACGGAGAACCCGAGGGCGCGGTAGAACCCCAGGCTCTCGGTCAGTGAAACACACGGCAACATGGGGATGGTGACAGCGTTCATGGACTCAGCCCTCGCTCCGTCCGCTCACGGACTCCCGTCGTCCCACTGCGCGCGGTCCTGTTCCAGGCTCTCTCGGAGTTGCCGCAGGGTCTCCAGCGCGCCATGCAGTGCCTTCACGCGCGACGTGGCCCCCAGTCGATTGGCCCACTTCGCCAGCTCCAACTCGACGCGCCGGAGGGCCTCGCGCCCCTTCGGAAGGAGCGCGACTCGCTTCGCCCGCCGATGAAAGGGGTTCTCCTCGTATTGGATGAACCCATCCTTCTCCAGGGCGTCCGCCGTCTGCTGCACGCTCTGGCGCCGCAGCCCCATGATTCGCGCAATGGTGGCCACGGGCTCGGGGCCATGGTCCACCACCCCGAGCACCTGCCACCGCGCGCTGCTGAGCCCCACCGGAGCGCTCAGCCGATCTCCCGCCTCCAGCAA
It encodes the following:
- a CDS encoding MarR family transcriptional regulator codes for the protein MSQLTPEGEAIARLNVEVFRLNGLLLEAGDRLSAPVGLSSARWQVLGVVDHGPEPVATIARIMGLRRQSVQQTADALEKDGFIQYEENPFHRRAKRVALLPKGREALRRVELELAKWANRLGATSRVKALHGALETLRQLRESLEQDRAQWDDGSP